AATATTGCATTGTTATATTCCTCTTTTGGCACAGTAGAGGCGTTAAAAGAAAGGGGACTAATGAATGCACTCTGGTGGTTAGTACAGacaatgggaatgatgatgaaacTGAAGTGGAATATTTACTTGAAggcacaaaagatttttttttttttttttaagtcacccTGTGTTTAATCCTGCACGCTTCCAGTGGAtggtttagaagcaaaataaatctatctaaactaaatctatattctttctttccttctgtcattttctttttctattcctctgcCTTTCCAAGCCTTTTTTCTCCCCTACCGGAATCTAACCCCTGACTCCCCTCCCTCAGCTCCCCCCGCGCAGGACCTGATGTCTCTCGCCGGTGCTGCAGCCTCCGACCTCCTACAGGAAGAGAATCGTGGGGCGAGCGACCCACAGggcaccctcatcctcctctgcGACGGGcgctcctcctctgcctcccccgcgGCCTCCTTCGCCAGGCTCTCCCAGGTGCAGATTCCTTCAGGAGAAAGCGCCGTAGCTGATTTAATGAGTGCTATGACACCCGCATGCTAATGACCCCCTGGCAGATCGGTCTTAAAGGCTAATGACCCCCTGGCAGATCGGTCTTAAAGGCTGATGACCCCCTGGCAGATCGGTCTTaactcctctgcctcccccgcgACCTCCTTCGCCAGGCTCTCACAGGTGCAGCTTCCTTCAGGAGAAAGTGCCGTAGCTGATTTAATGAGTGCTATGATACCCGCATGCTAAGGACTCCCTGGCAGATCGGTCTTTAAGCCTTGATTCGTCGGGCGTGACAGTGTTATTACTCCCATTAGGAGATCGATAGGGGATGAATACGTAACCGAGGCATACCTGTGGTCTGCTTGGTGCCCTGATGAAAGCATGAATACTGTCTATCTACTTAGTTTTGTCCTGTCGAAAGCATGGAATACAGGAAGAAAAATAGTCCAAATATTTAGTTTTGTCCTGTCGAAAGCATGGAATACAGGAAGAAAAATAGTCCAAATATTTAGTTTTGTCCTGTCGAAAGCATGGAATACAGGAAGAGAAATAATCCAATTATGTAGTTTTGTCCTGTCGAAAGCATGGAATACAGGAAGAGAAATAGTCCAATTATGTAGTTTTGTCCTGTCGAAAGCATGGAatacaggaagaaaaataatccaATTATGTAGTTTTGTCCTGTCGAAAGCATGGAATACAGGAAGAGAAATAGTCCAATTATGTAGTTTTGTCCTGTCGAAAGCATGGAATACAGGAAGAGAAATAGTCCAATTATGTAGTTTTGTCCTGTCGAAAGCATGGAATACAGGAAGAGAAATAGTCCAATTATGTAGTTTTGTCCTGTCGAAAGCATGGAATACAGGAAGAGAAATAGTCCAATTATGTAGTTTTGTCCTGTCGAAAGCATGGAATACAGGAAGAAAAATAGTCCAAATATTTAGTTTGGTCCTGTCGAAAGCATGGAATACAGGAAGAGAAATAGTCCAAATATTTAGTTTTGTCATGCCGAAAGCATGGAATGCAGGAAGGAAAATAATCCATTAATGTAGTTTATTAATCTAGATCTGATTGTATATTAAAAGGGATTTATCGATTGTTACATTCTATCACGCATCTCTTCATGTGAATAATAAATGTAGTAATAACTAGCAATTTCTTTGATGTTTCTTCcagtgatgaatgaatgaatgacaggAAAAAAACATTTCTTCATTCAACAGGAGGTGCTGGGAACGCAGATGGTCGGAG
This genomic interval from Penaeus vannamei isolate JL-2024 unplaced genomic scaffold, ASM4276789v1 unanchor4504, whole genome shotgun sequence contains the following:
- the LOC138861312 gene encoding uncharacterized protein, with translation MGPIKWSLFLAAAVAQCTCRRLLPSPAPPAQDLMSLAGAAASDLLQEENRGASDPQGTLILLCDGRSSSASPAASFARLSQVQIPSGESAVADLMSAMTPAC